The Clostridium sp. AWRP genome has a window encoding:
- the ytvI gene encoding sporulation integral membrane protein YtvI, producing MNELINKINKISLFIILYTITFLVFFSTLNYTLPFVLAFIFALILKRPTLFISRKLRISNALSSLITTIIFFTIIITVLSFGITVVTQEAIQLGKSTQLYISRNSDNIYNSFYKLQKYYNNLDPYIINTLEKNFTNFITKLSNIAVTVSGKLVSSLINLLTTIPYILMVIFFTLLATYFFTRDMTSSKISMNILIPQNKTDKILKIYNESKRMLENYMLSYIIIILITFLETLIVFSLFKIKYALILSITCAIADLLPIIGIGIIYLPLAIIYLAIFNNYIICTGLIISYILVSVIRQIIEPKIVSSSLGIHPVAVLASLFIGLKADGLIGIIFCIFLVVFFNIFHKLDML from the coding sequence GTGAATGAATTGATAAACAAAATAAATAAAATTAGTTTATTTATTATACTTTATACTATAACTTTTTTAGTGTTCTTCAGTACACTTAATTACACATTGCCCTTTGTTTTAGCGTTTATTTTTGCTCTAATACTAAAAAGACCTACTCTTTTTATTTCGAGAAAACTTAGAATCAGCAATGCGCTATCCTCTTTAATTACTACTATAATATTTTTTACCATAATAATAACAGTATTGTCATTTGGAATAACGGTAGTTACACAAGAAGCCATACAATTAGGTAAAAGCACTCAGCTATATATTTCTAGGAATTCTGATAACATTTATAACTCTTTTTACAAATTACAAAAATACTATAACAACTTAGACCCTTATATAATAAATACTTTAGAAAAAAACTTTACAAATTTTATTACCAAATTATCAAATATAGCAGTAACTGTTTCAGGTAAATTAGTTTCTTCTTTAATAAACCTATTGACTACAATTCCTTACATATTAATGGTAATATTTTTCACACTACTTGCCACATACTTTTTTACTAGAGATATGACTTCTTCTAAAATAAGCATGAATATTTTGATACCACAAAACAAAACAGATAAGATATTAAAAATATATAATGAAAGTAAACGGATGTTGGAAAATTACATGCTATCCTATATTATAATAATTTTAATAACTTTTTTAGAAACACTCATAGTATTTTCACTGTTTAAAATTAAATATGCCTTAATCCTCAGCATAACTTGTGCTATAGCAGATTTGCTTCCTATTATAGGAATTGGCATTATATATTTACCTCTCGCTATTATTTATCTGGCAATATTTAATAACTACATTATCTGTACAGGATTAATTATATCTTATATTTTGGTTTCAGTTATAAGACAAATTATAGAGCCTAAAATAGTTTCTTCATCTCTTGGTATACATCCTGTAGCTGTACTAGCATCACTATTTATAGGTTTAAAAGCAGACGGACTTATAGGCATAATATTTTGCATATTTTTAGTTGTATTCTTTAATATATTTCATAAATTAGACATGCTGTAA
- the yyaC gene encoding spore protease YyaC, whose product MIKKLTLDSTCRNSVYTLRDKISDEIYPVVKSGRTIVILCIGTDRSTGDSLGPIVGDKLKFLIRNRVELYGNLQYPVHAKNLKDIITEINSKYNKPFIIAIDACLGTIQDVGKIIIETKPLTPGSAMKKSLPQVGDLSITGIVNICGAMEFMVLQNTRLFTVMQLADTISKGLYHSILKTIGGKKNTSFFQNIEA is encoded by the coding sequence ATGATTAAAAAATTAACGTTAGATTCCACATGTAGAAATTCCGTATACACTTTAAGAGATAAAATAAGTGATGAAATATATCCAGTTGTTAAATCCGGTAGAACTATAGTAATACTTTGTATAGGAACAGATCGGTCTACCGGAGATAGTTTAGGTCCAATAGTAGGAGATAAATTGAAGTTTTTAATACGAAATAGAGTTGAACTATATGGTAATTTACAATATCCCGTACATGCAAAAAATCTTAAAGATATTATAACTGAAATAAATTCTAAATACAACAAACCTTTTATAATAGCAATTGATGCTTGCCTTGGCACTATTCAAGATGTGGGCAAAATAATAATAGAAACAAAGCCTCTTACCCCTGGATCTGCAATGAAAAAATCATTACCTCAAGTAGGAGATTTAAGTATAACAGGTATCGTAAATATCTGCGGAGCCATGGAATTTATGGTTTTACAAAACACCCGTTTGTTTACTGTTATGCAACTTGCAGACACAATTTCTAAAGGATTATATCATTCCATATTAAAAACTATCGGTGGTAAAAAAAATACAAGTTTTTTTCAAAATATAGAAGCTTAA